The following are encoded together in the Arcticibacterium luteifluviistationis genome:
- a CDS encoding DUF6175 family protein, with the protein MKSKIALLLILLSAVLANAQTGVKNPSIMIVPADNLLYQLGCLDVIENQGIEEIIPLYSKSLRENNELLLAIQAINNKFLSVEYPTKNLEQVIKTVDAERARNLVNGVRSDPRQLLLMNAKPDIKCDLSYEFKKGGLGSQLSFVLSATDAYSGDNIASIGSPGIPTTNNNIAQMIADQVERNMEGFLNDIQNHFRRVNENGRKMRLTIQVSEESAVDLENDECNGEFLSDLINDEIKKNSFKHQFSLLSVTDSEIRYQDIAIPLYGDDDIGIDARDWLKPLVGVLRRTCKYKVSDRTFGIADGLLIIN; encoded by the coding sequence ATGAAATCAAAAATAGCATTACTACTCATCCTTTTATCAGCCGTACTAGCGAATGCCCAAACTGGTGTTAAAAACCCAAGTATAATGATTGTTCCAGCGGATAATTTATTATACCAACTGGGTTGCCTTGATGTTATCGAGAACCAAGGAATTGAAGAAATTATTCCTTTGTATTCAAAATCACTTAGAGAGAATAACGAACTCCTTTTGGCTATACAAGCTATTAATAATAAATTCTTGTCGGTAGAATATCCTACCAAGAATTTGGAACAAGTTATTAAAACAGTAGATGCAGAAAGGGCTAGAAACTTAGTAAATGGGGTACGTTCAGATCCAAGACAACTTCTTCTAATGAATGCAAAACCAGATATAAAATGTGATTTGAGTTATGAGTTTAAAAAAGGCGGATTAGGTTCACAGCTCTCTTTTGTACTATCAGCAACAGATGCTTATTCTGGCGATAATATTGCCTCTATAGGCAGCCCAGGCATCCCTACCACCAATAATAACATTGCTCAAATGATTGCCGACCAGGTAGAAAGAAATATGGAGGGCTTTCTAAATGATATTCAGAATCATTTTAGAAGAGTCAACGAAAATGGTCGAAAAATGCGATTAACAATTCAAGTAAGTGAAGAATCCGCAGTGGATTTAGAGAATGACGAATGTAATGGTGAATTTCTATCGGACTTAATTAATGATGAAATAAAAAAGAACTCATTTAAACATCAATTTAGCCTACTAAGTGTCACAGATTCAGAAATAAGGTATCAAGACATCGCAATCCCTTTATATGGTGACGACGATATTGGTATTGATGCCCGAGATTGGCTTAAACCATTAGTAGGTGTATTAAGAAGAACATGTAAATACAAAGTTTCCGATAGGACATTTGGAATAGCAGACGGATTATTAATAATAAACTAA
- a CDS encoding helix-turn-helix domain-containing protein, with product MKSLILNGVEVDDLLAEIRQIIQQEMLQNSSSEQQEEVEWLDIKQASTFIKKAKQTVYQYCSNCYIPYYRKFGKLYFKKAELEAWLLEGKKSGNAKKSNWK from the coding sequence ATGAAGTCATTAATTTTAAATGGGGTCGAAGTTGATGACCTCTTAGCGGAAATCCGTCAAATTATTCAACAGGAAATGCTTCAGAACAGTAGTTCAGAACAGCAAGAGGAAGTAGAATGGCTTGACATAAAGCAAGCCTCTACTTTCATTAAGAAAGCCAAGCAAACTGTTTACCAGTATTGCTCCAATTGTTACATCCCGTATTATCGAAAGTTTGGTAAGCTCTATTTTAAGAAAGCGGAGCTTGAAGCTTGGTTATTAGAAGGGAAGAAAAGTGGTAACGCTAAAAAAAGCAATTGGAAATAA
- a CDS encoding type I restriction endonuclease subunit R produces MSHQSEAQLENDLIAKLVGMGYAAVKVQDAASLFENLKTQLEKFNTTTFTIGEFDAILNHLAKGTIFEKAKTLRDRFQLTKEDGTAFYVRFFDAEQPSQNLYQVTNQVKQEGSYLNRYDVTLLVNGLPLVQIELKRRGLEIKEAFNQINRYQNHSFWSNNGLFQYVQLFVISNGVNTKYLANNKLQSVKQTFYWSDVNNKTIRDLTPFAAAFLNTAHLGKMIADYIVVSEANKVMMVLRPYQYFAAEAILHHVKTTDQNGYIWHTTGSGKTLTSFKASQLVMALPEVHKVVFVVDRKDLDYQTMTEFNNFKDGSVDNTDNTNNLVKQLLGTYKDKKGVAKKSDLIITTIQKLSNAISGRNGLLLKPLKGQKIVFIFDECHRSQFGDTHDSITKYFENSQLFGFTGTPIFVQNASKNDYGKRTTQDLFGKNLHKYVITDAIRDENVLRFGIEYFKVFKRKNQLGFDPQVEDIDRAEVFESEEYMESVANHIIQHHDRKTFQKNYSALFAVSSIATLIKYYDIFKRKKEAGEHHLRIATIFTYGANEDDENAQDFLPEEQMNMAAEPQAAYNSSHSRDKLEGYIADYNTLYGTAYTTKDSQQFENYFKDISKRLKNREKANFNDEKDRLDLVLVVSMMLTGFDAKKVNTLYVDKNLKQHGLIQAYSRTNRVLGEQKSQGNILCFRNLKKATDDAITLFSNKDAIEEVIIPDYEKILEKADEALEALKKITPSIQAVDDLLGEEQEAAFVKAFRRLMRVLNVLESYTEFDWEDLSIEEQEFENFKSKYLDLYEKVKRDSAKEKESILADLDFEVELIAKDKINVAYIIKLLAKMIGSQAGDKEKQRKAIIDLIAGDVELRSKRELIEKFIRENLPKIDDIDNLDDEFEAYWQEQKVLALANICEEEGLDNAQFKALIDAYIYSGQEPLKDDVFKCLSNRPSILKARAIGERIIQRMKEYVQVFEVGMVA; encoded by the coding sequence ATGAGTCATCAGTCTGAAGCACAACTTGAAAATGATTTAATAGCCAAACTGGTGGGTATGGGTTATGCTGCCGTAAAAGTACAAGACGCGGCTAGCTTGTTTGAAAATCTTAAAACACAGCTAGAGAAATTTAACACTACCACATTTACCATAGGCGAGTTTGATGCCATTCTGAATCATTTGGCCAAAGGCACTATTTTTGAAAAAGCCAAAACGCTAAGAGACCGCTTTCAGCTTACCAAAGAAGATGGTACAGCTTTTTATGTTCGTTTTTTTGATGCGGAGCAGCCTAGTCAAAACCTATATCAGGTGACCAATCAGGTAAAACAAGAGGGTTCTTATCTTAACAGGTATGATGTCACGCTATTGGTAAATGGCCTTCCGCTGGTGCAAATTGAGCTAAAGCGTAGAGGTTTAGAAATAAAAGAGGCTTTTAATCAGATAAACCGTTATCAAAATCATTCTTTCTGGAGCAATAACGGGCTGTTTCAGTATGTGCAGCTTTTTGTGATTTCTAATGGGGTAAATACCAAATACCTGGCAAATAATAAGTTGCAGTCGGTAAAACAAACTTTTTACTGGTCAGATGTCAACAATAAAACCATAAGAGACTTAACGCCTTTTGCAGCCGCTTTTCTTAATACCGCCCATTTGGGCAAAATGATAGCAGATTATATAGTGGTGAGTGAGGCCAATAAGGTAATGATGGTGCTGCGGCCTTATCAATATTTTGCGGCGGAGGCTATACTTCATCATGTAAAAACCACAGACCAAAACGGCTATATATGGCATACCACGGGTTCTGGGAAAACATTGACCTCTTTTAAGGCCAGTCAGCTGGTGATGGCATTGCCAGAAGTACATAAGGTGGTTTTTGTGGTAGACCGTAAAGATTTGGACTACCAAACCATGACCGAGTTTAATAACTTTAAAGATGGGAGTGTAGATAATACCGACAATACCAATAATCTGGTAAAGCAGCTTTTAGGCACTTATAAAGATAAAAAAGGGGTGGCTAAGAAGTCAGATTTGATAATTACCACTATTCAGAAGCTGAGCAATGCCATTTCGGGTAGAAACGGATTGCTGCTGAAACCTTTAAAAGGTCAAAAGATAGTTTTCATTTTTGATGAATGCCACCGCAGCCAGTTTGGAGATACGCATGATAGCATCACCAAGTATTTTGAAAATAGTCAGCTCTTTGGTTTTACGGGTACGCCCATTTTTGTACAAAATGCCTCAAAGAATGACTACGGAAAACGTACCACCCAAGACCTTTTTGGTAAGAATTTGCATAAATATGTTATTACCGATGCTATTAGAGATGAAAACGTACTGCGTTTTGGGATAGAGTATTTCAAAGTTTTTAAGCGTAAAAATCAATTGGGTTTTGACCCACAAGTAGAAGACATAGACCGTGCAGAGGTTTTTGAGTCGGAGGAGTATATGGAGTCGGTGGCTAATCATATCATTCAGCATCATGACCGTAAAACTTTTCAAAAGAATTATTCGGCCCTTTTTGCGGTGAGTAGCATAGCCACCCTTATAAAGTATTATGATATTTTTAAACGTAAAAAAGAGGCTGGCGAGCATCATTTACGCATAGCTACCATATTTACCTATGGTGCTAATGAAGATGATGAAAATGCTCAAGACTTTTTGCCAGAAGAGCAGATGAATATGGCGGCTGAGCCACAGGCTGCCTATAATTCGAGCCACTCTAGAGATAAACTGGAGGGGTACATTGCCGATTATAATACCCTGTACGGCACGGCCTATACCACCAAAGACAGCCAGCAGTTTGAAAATTATTTTAAGGATATTAGCAAACGGCTCAAAAACAGAGAAAAGGCAAACTTTAATGATGAAAAAGACCGGCTAGATTTAGTGCTGGTGGTGAGTATGATGCTCACCGGTTTTGATGCCAAAAAAGTGAATACCCTTTATGTAGATAAAAACCTGAAACAGCATGGGCTTATTCAGGCATACTCTAGAACCAATAGGGTATTGGGCGAGCAAAAATCGCAGGGGAATATATTATGCTTTAGGAACCTGAAAAAGGCTACGGATGATGCCATTACGCTGTTTTCTAACAAAGATGCCATAGAAGAGGTAATAATTCCAGATTATGAAAAGATACTGGAAAAGGCTGATGAGGCACTGGAGGCTTTAAAGAAAATTACCCCAAGTATTCAGGCTGTGGATGATTTGCTTGGTGAAGAGCAAGAAGCGGCTTTTGTTAAAGCTTTTAGAAGACTGATGCGAGTGCTGAACGTTTTAGAATCTTATACAGAATTTGACTGGGAAGATTTGTCCATAGAAGAACAGGAATTTGAGAATTTCAAAAGTAAATACCTAGACCTATATGAAAAGGTAAAACGAGACTCAGCCAAAGAAAAAGAATCCATTTTAGCCGACCTAGATTTTGAAGTGGAGCTTATAGCCAAGGATAAGATAAATGTGGCCTATATTATTAAGCTTTTGGCTAAAATGATAGGAAGCCAAGCAGGCGATAAAGAAAAGCAGAGAAAGGCTATCATTGACCTAATAGCAGGTGATGTAGAGTTGAGGAGTAAAAGAGAATTGATAGAGAAGTTTATCAGAGAAAACCTTCCTAAGATAGATGATATAGATAATTTGGATGATGAGTTTGAGGCGTACTGGCAAGAGCAAAAGGTTTTGGCCTTGGCCAATATTTGTGAAGAAGAAGGGCTAGATAATGCACAGTTCAAAGCCCTAATAGATGCTTACATATACAGTGGACAGGAGCCCCTGAAAGATGATGTATTCAAATGCTTATCAAATCGCCCAAGCATTCTAAAAGCCCGTGCCATAGGTGAGCGAATCATTCAGCGAATGAAAGAATACGTTCAGGTATTTGAAGTGGGGATGGTGGCGTAA
- a CDS encoding restriction endonuclease subunit S produces MKEIKCVPKLRFKGFEERWGNINLGELLSFKNGLNADKGKYGKGVKFINVLDIINNDFITYDKIIGKVVVSEKEIEKNEVIYGDILFQRSSETREEVGQANVYLDRQRSCVFGGFVIRGRAKKVYEPVFINNLLKTDLSRKEITTRSGGSTRYNVGQDSLNQVIINLPTLPEQQKIASFLTAVDARIQQLSRKKELLEQYKKGMMQKLFSQELRFKDENGQDFPEWVVKKLGQIVESIKSGKSTNDLEGEIPLYGSTGLIGKCQKASHEGEFILIARVGANAGTLNIAKGKFGVSDNTLIVQCFTNLNLSFLYFYLKFWNLSRLVFGSGQPLITGGQLKSIKLLIPSKNEQQKIANYLSALDAKIEGLTTQINHTQTFKKGLLQQMFV; encoded by the coding sequence ATGAAAGAAATAAAATGTGTACCCAAATTGCGATTTAAGGGATTTGAGGAGAGGTGGGGTAATATTAATCTTGGTGAGCTTCTTTCATTTAAAAATGGATTGAATGCCGATAAAGGAAAATATGGGAAAGGCGTGAAGTTTATTAATGTGCTTGATATTATAAATAATGATTTCATTACGTATGATAAAATCATTGGAAAAGTTGTAGTATCAGAAAAGGAAATAGAAAAGAATGAAGTAATCTATGGTGATATCCTGTTTCAAAGGAGTTCAGAAACAAGAGAAGAGGTAGGTCAAGCGAATGTGTACTTAGATAGGCAGCGAAGTTGCGTTTTTGGAGGGTTTGTAATTCGTGGGCGAGCAAAGAAAGTTTATGAGCCAGTATTCATTAATAATCTTCTCAAAACGGATTTGTCTAGAAAGGAAATTACAACTAGGAGTGGAGGAAGTACAAGATATAATGTAGGGCAGGATTCATTGAATCAAGTAATAATAAACCTCCCCACCCTCCCAGAACAGCAAAAAATAGCCAGTTTTTTGACAGCGGTAGATGCACGAATACAGCAACTCAGCCGAAAAAAGGAATTGCTAGAGCAATACAAAAAAGGCATGATGCAGAAGCTGTTTAGCCAAGAATTACGCTTCAAAGATGAAAATGGGCAGGATTTTCCGGAGTGGGTGGTGAAGAAGCTGGGCCAGATTGTAGAGAGTATTAAATCAGGTAAAAGCACGAATGACTTGGAAGGTGAAATACCATTATATGGTTCCACTGGATTGATAGGGAAGTGCCAAAAAGCAAGTCATGAAGGTGAGTTTATTTTGATAGCTCGGGTAGGTGCAAATGCGGGTACTTTAAATATAGCAAAAGGTAAGTTTGGAGTTTCTGACAATACGCTAATTGTACAATGTTTTACTAATTTGAATCTATCTTTTCTCTATTTTTATTTGAAATTTTGGAACTTAAGTAGATTGGTTTTTGGGTCAGGTCAGCCTCTAATAACAGGAGGGCAATTGAAGTCTATAAAATTGTTAATACCTTCAAAAAATGAACAACAAAAAATAGCCAACTATCTATCCGCATTAGATGCGAAAATTGAAGGCCTAACCACCCAAATAAACCATACCCAAACCTTTAAAAAAGGCCTATTGCAGCAAATGTTTGTTTAA
- a CDS encoding toll/interleukin-1 receptor domain-containing protein — protein sequence MSKIFISYRRNDSHSITGRIVDRLKDHFKTEEVFMDVEKIPPGVNFLDFTNQRLQGSEVVIPIIGTSWAKTLKDRESESDDFVRIEIEEAIKHRMPIIPVLVEGATMPKADDLPASIKQIVYHNSLQVRPDPDFEADTNKLIDFLKETVSLDALKPKEKSKTAVSDKLKYLGIGAVVLLALLTYLANRETCDYPKTGVLIADFQKNDNDGFANSVLTMIDASLLDSLYDVRAVGFQARDKQNYEQYVAEEFFGTICTPNGIFVNGFLSTEQEVFNLYTSFVNLSVGMPEYLNDNSLVLSNPSNIQFSIKEDAKYISELLISIIGIHEGRQKESLETLSKLYTTAGDNDELKANISFFKGQCYALNGDEKRAVNEYKKAQKTNNQELKTISSENMSKTDLIKQSYLKEPDTAKIRMTNIKFHQALENEILKFLRRTIRGNKINKILGI from the coding sequence ATGTCAAAAATATTTATCTCATATCGCAGAAATGATTCCCATAGTATTACAGGACGAATTGTAGACCGTTTGAAAGACCACTTCAAGACCGAAGAGGTTTTCATGGATGTTGAGAAAATTCCACCAGGTGTGAATTTCCTTGACTTTACCAACCAACGTCTGCAGGGTTCTGAAGTGGTCATACCAATAATTGGTACAAGTTGGGCCAAAACATTAAAAGACAGAGAATCTGAAAGTGACGATTTTGTAAGAATTGAGATTGAAGAAGCTATAAAGCATCGTATGCCCATCATACCAGTATTGGTAGAAGGAGCAACTATGCCAAAAGCCGATGACTTACCGGCTAGTATTAAGCAAATAGTTTATCATAATAGTTTGCAGGTCAGACCCGACCCTGATTTTGAAGCTGACACTAATAAACTAATAGATTTTCTTAAAGAAACAGTTTCTTTAGATGCCCTTAAACCGAAGGAGAAAAGCAAAACAGCTGTTAGCGACAAGCTAAAATACCTAGGAATTGGTGCCGTGGTTCTGTTGGCCTTACTCACTTATTTAGCCAATAGAGAAACTTGTGATTACCCAAAAACTGGTGTATTGATTGCGGACTTCCAGAAGAATGACAATGATGGTTTTGCCAACAGTGTTCTTACCATGATAGATGCCAGTTTGCTTGATTCCCTGTACGATGTCCGTGCTGTTGGATTTCAAGCCCGAGATAAACAAAACTACGAACAGTACGTAGCCGAAGAATTCTTCGGCACTATATGTACACCCAATGGAATCTTTGTCAACGGCTTTCTGAGCACAGAACAGGAGGTATTTAACCTTTATACATCCTTTGTGAATCTCTCCGTAGGCATGCCAGAATATCTTAATGACAATTCATTGGTATTAAGTAACCCGTCGAACATTCAATTTTCTATTAAAGAAGATGCTAAATATATTTCTGAACTTTTAATTTCCATCATAGGTATTCATGAGGGTCGCCAAAAAGAATCTCTTGAGACATTGAGTAAACTCTATACCACTGCAGGTGACAACGACGAACTTAAAGCCAATATCTCTTTCTTTAAAGGGCAATGTTACGCTCTCAATGGCGACGAAAAAAGAGCAGTAAATGAATATAAAAAAGCTCAAAAAACAAATAACCAAGAATTAAAGACTATCTCATCAGAAAATATGTCAAAAACCGATTTAATCAAACAATCTTATTTAAAAGAGCCAGATACTGCAAAGATAAGAATGACTAATATCAAATTCCATCAAGCTTTAGAGAATGAAATTCTTAAATTTCTTCGTCGAACAATTAGAGGTAATAAAATCAATAAAATTCTGGGTATTTAA
- a CDS encoding type I restriction-modification system subunit M, giving the protein MTEQKQQLETQLWNIANTLRGKMDADDFRDYILGFIFYKYLSRKMELYANEILEPDNLTFEALENHAQADEYLDAVKGAALDKLGYFLKPSELFSELAKRGNSGGKEQFILGDLGKVLTSIEQSTMGSESEEDFGNLFEDLDLTSSKLGKSENDKNGLIVKVLSHLDLIDFDLENTESDVLGDAYEYLIGKFASGAGKTAGEFYTPQQVSSVLAQLVTVGKEKLRSVYDPTCGSGSLLLRVAKEVKEVVGFYGQEMNPTTYNLCRMNMIMHDVHYKKFDIKNEDTLERPQHLDQTFEAIVANPPFSAKWSASPLFISDDRFSNYGKLAPSSKADFAFVQHMVHHLDDNGTMAVVLPHGVLFRGAAEGHIRKYLIKDCNYLDAVIGLPANIFYGTNIPTCILVLRKKRDSQSEKVLFIDASQHFEKVKTQNMLRAEDIDKIITTYGAYRNSEWEEAEIEKYSHVAALEEIAENDYNLNIPRYVDTFEEEEPVDLAAVSKELKEMAGDLAKTDASIAAYCKELGIEPPF; this is encoded by the coding sequence TTGACCGAACAAAAACAACAACTAGAAACGCAACTTTGGAACATTGCCAATACCCTCCGTGGGAAAATGGATGCGGACGATTTTAGAGACTACATACTGGGCTTTATTTTTTATAAATACCTCAGTAGAAAAATGGAATTATATGCTAATGAGATATTAGAACCTGATAATCTCACTTTTGAGGCACTAGAAAACCATGCCCAAGCAGACGAATACCTAGATGCTGTAAAAGGTGCAGCTTTAGATAAACTAGGTTATTTCTTGAAGCCCTCAGAGTTATTTTCAGAATTGGCAAAAAGAGGTAACTCTGGTGGGAAAGAACAGTTCATATTAGGCGACTTAGGTAAAGTGCTTACCTCTATAGAGCAAAGTACCATGGGCTCTGAAAGTGAAGAAGACTTTGGAAACCTTTTTGAAGACTTGGATTTGACCAGCTCTAAACTGGGTAAGTCTGAAAACGATAAAAACGGGCTTATTGTTAAAGTGCTTTCGCATTTAGACCTTATTGATTTTGACCTAGAAAATACCGAAAGTGATGTATTAGGCGATGCTTACGAATACCTGATTGGAAAGTTTGCCAGTGGTGCTGGTAAAACGGCAGGCGAGTTTTATACGCCTCAGCAGGTTTCTAGCGTATTGGCTCAGCTGGTAACGGTGGGTAAAGAGAAGCTTAGAAGTGTTTATGACCCTACTTGTGGCTCTGGCTCGCTGCTGCTACGTGTGGCCAAAGAAGTAAAAGAAGTGGTAGGTTTTTATGGGCAAGAAATGAACCCAACCACCTATAACCTTTGCCGTATGAACATGATCATGCATGATGTGCATTATAAAAAGTTTGATATTAAAAATGAGGATACATTAGAGCGTCCTCAGCACCTCGACCAAACTTTTGAGGCGATTGTAGCCAACCCGCCTTTCTCTGCCAAATGGAGTGCAAGTCCTCTTTTTATATCTGACGACCGCTTCTCTAATTATGGTAAACTGGCACCAAGCTCTAAGGCAGATTTTGCTTTTGTGCAGCACATGGTGCATCATTTAGACGATAACGGAACCATGGCCGTGGTGCTACCGCATGGCGTGCTATTTAGAGGTGCGGCAGAAGGGCATATTAGGAAATACCTCATTAAGGATTGTAATTACCTAGATGCTGTGATAGGCCTGCCGGCCAATATTTTCTATGGAACCAATATTCCTACCTGTATTTTGGTTTTAAGGAAAAAACGAGATTCTCAGAGTGAGAAAGTACTTTTTATAGATGCCAGTCAACATTTTGAAAAAGTGAAGACGCAGAATATGCTTAGGGCAGAAGATATAGATAAAATTATAACTACTTATGGTGCTTACCGAAACAGTGAATGGGAAGAAGCAGAAATAGAAAAGTATAGCCATGTGGCTGCTTTAGAAGAAATAGCCGAAAACGACTATAACCTGAATATACCACGCTATGTAGATACTTTTGAGGAAGAAGAGCCTGTAGATTTAGCTGCCGTAAGCAAGGAATTAAAAGAAATGGCAGGCGATTTAGCCAAAACGGACGCGAGTATAGCGGCGTACTGTAAAGAATTAGGAATAGAGCCACCATTTTAA